ATGTCCTCCAACCAGAGGTGATCCTTTTTGTATAACATATCATGTAAAACGCATGCAAATTATTACGCAATAGGATGCCCAGAATAGACTTTGTTGTTTTCCCTCATGTCTGTGTAGCTATTTTGCATCCaaaggaattatgtttttttatgAAATTGTCCTGAACTGAAAAATACTGTTATATTCTTAAATAACTTTGTACAGCTAATTCATTGTCGTTAAACTATGTTTGATTTAGTGAAAGGAAAGTCCACTCTTAACAGCCATTATagtgaaaatgtgatgcaagggattcAATGTCTGGCCGTATTTACTTGAAAATGATTATAGAAAATGACTACTATATATCTATCTAGTTATAAATAAAATGACAATTAAGtgtttatttttcagagtaacttAGGATGTCTTGTATATGTTGAGGTACGAGTGTTCAAACAATAgcaaatactgtatgtaaagaaaaaaatacattttatatttcccAACTTAAttcattcatttttatttttctGAAATTGTACAGCATGGCTATTATCCTATGCAATATGTATTCATATATAGATATATTGGGGGTAGTTTGTTTTTCTCAGTGAAGCTTTAATATTGTGGGATCACATGGAAGCTGGTATAGCAAACTGCACTGCTGTAGCTGCATGACTCCTGTCCTATAAATACAGTGTATCCATGTGTATTGCAGTGCAAATGGACCGACATTAGGGTGGGAATGGAAGGAGCTACGGTATCTCTAGCCACAATAAAACATCAGATCAATAACATACGAGACcaatacatttttgaaaataAAAGGCTCCAAAATACATTTTGTTTCTTTGCCTCGAAAATCCTTTCTAGAAACCTCAACGTTTGTGCCAGTTTAAATATTCTCCTACAACACAATGGTCACTATGTTCCAGCACACATTTACACAATCAGCAGCATGAAGAACAACACATCCCCCGACTCTTCCACAACCCACCTCCCACATGTGTACCGTGTGTAGTGAGTtgacctgtctctctctggctgtttGTGTTGATGAGCTTCAGCTCCTCAGTCCTGGAGCACTCTCCTCAGCTCCCCCTCCGCCTCCTCCACAAAGGCAGGGAAGCTGGGGTCCAAGAGACACAGGCGGACAAAGGGCTCCAGCTCCCCACGGGACAGAGCACTGTGGCGGTACACCAGGGGCAAGGACAGACCATGCTCGCCCAGGAAGTGCTGGGGAAAAAATAAAAAGACCAGGGACCTGTTAATTTGTTTATATACAATTAAAGCCATGATATTGGCTAACTATAACCTCCCAAGTCAGTTAGGTGTTCATTATTTCATTGGCCTACTCTACACTTCAGTAGTTGCGGGGAATAACTACAACCCCATGAAGTGTAAGTTACATTCAAGCTCAGTGGGTGAGAGTAGTAATGTTAAATAGCTACTATTTATTCACCTTGCGCGATTGTCAAACTCCATCAAGTGATCATTATATGAATCATCACCCTCAGCATTCATCAGTCATCTATCTAATCACTGTGTTGCGTCAGTACCAACCTACCTGGGTAAGACGTTTGATGGATAAAGAGCCCTGGACGACCTCAGGTTCAGTAGCCATAGCCTCCCCAGCACCCGCCTGATGACAAGGTTAGAAGAGATGATACTAATGCCACAGGACTTTACAGGCCAACACACCAAGGGAGGTTAAGCTGCATCATAGCTGCATCCTTTATTGAATGATTTCCCTCAGTCATCATGGCTCATTCATCCTCACTGAGAGCTTTTCAAATGTGTGTGATGGTGTTTATTACTGGTTTAATTTCTCCCCCTTCTGTGTGGGGAGGTTAAGGATTAACATATTGCACATTGTCATTGATTCATACATAAAATCCATATTAACCTAGTTGGTTCCAGGGCCGTTCAGTATTAAACAAGCTATATTGTTTTCATGCCTGTAAATAGCACCATCTAGTGGGTGATTCTTACTGTAACAACAGCAACTTTGGTGCCTCAACTATAGTTTGCCTCATACATTATGAAGaataacattcttaaaataagaaCAGCAGCAAAGGTGAAAAAAACCAAACATGCAATGCACTCATTTCAATTAGTTAATGTATTGCAGGAGCTGTTCCAATTCAGATTCCAAAATACACTTTCATGATCCAATACGTAGCTACATGTTTTCAGTTTGAATGTGTTGTTGAGTACCTGTTGATTCTGTGCAGTGGTCTTGGTAGGGGGCTGATTGGGTGTTGGGGGGCagctgagtggtggtggtggccccCCCTGTGTGGTGACAGGAAGGTACTCCTTCAGTCTGAGTACTGCACTGCTACACTCCTCCAGGGCCTCAGCCCTGCTGCCGCTGAACTGCATCCTGATCAGACGGCTCTCCCCCTGCACATACACAGCATTGTTTCGTTTGAGAGCTAGCCTATATCTCCTCTTCGACGCTACTGAGACAATCTTGACCAGCAGACTACAAGCTTGACACGCCACTTACAATTCATCAGTGGCACTTATCTAGAACACTTATTTAGCCTACATATCACTCACAAGCCAGGCCCTTGGCAGAACATGGGCAACCAAAGCACCGCTCACAGCCAGCTAGTTGTTCCAAGACTGTTAAAATGCATCATGTCAGGCCTCAGATCCCCTTAAATCAGGCCATTTAATGACCAATTACACTGTTGTCTCAGCACAGCCACCCCTGCCAAACATCAGGTCTGCCACACTCATGTCAGTGTGAAATCTGGCTATTGTAAATAAAGCTGCCACTATACAAATTGCTGAGGAAATGACCGACTAAAATTCCGGTGCTGCCTTGTAGTCAACATTAGCCTAAGTTTCATATAAAACTAGGTGCTAGAATAATAATACAATTTGGTATGTAGACTCTTGTATactctagctagctactatttaaAAATTGGTGTTGTTTCTTAAAGCAAATAAAGGCTTTACAATCCATATATGACATATCTCCAAAAATATAACTTTCGCAACCCACCTTAACAGTCAGACGGAACAGCAGGGTATCTGATTTCTGCTGAACTTTGAGGTAGCTTGGAGCATCAAGTAAGGAAAACCCATCCTGAAAAATGCGGAATCACAACAATCAGACAAACTAACAATTGTAAACAAACAACAGTCAAAAGTCATAGTAGTAAAAGCAAAGTCATATTGGATAGGGCACATAGCTAATCCTCATGTCTTCCATGAGACATAAAAGTAAATTTAATAGTATCAGACAGAGCATACAGCAATCACAGGTCTACTTTTGGTTAGCAGGAGCAGGAGCAATCTCAAATTATCTGAAATGACATAAGCATGTCTGCAGGGGGCTCTATTGACTCAGAAACCCATCCAGACCCTGTGACCAACATCATGCCATCAGTATGTCTTTGGAAAGATAACTTCCATCTCAAACAACCAGCTGTTGGAGGCTGAATGTTGTTGTACTAAATATTAGTTTTGATATAGTCATATggtgtgttcgaatactcatactaaccgtactatttgtgacgtgaattgagtatataaacttagtaaaaaaagaaacgtccctttttcaggactgtCTTTCAacaataatttgtaaaaatacaaataacttcacagatcttcattgtaaagggtttaaacactgtttccaggtcttgttcaatgaaccataaacaattaatgaacatgcacctgtggaacggtcattaagacactaacagcttatagacggtaggcaattaaggtcacagttatgaaaacttagtacactaaagaggcctttctactgactctgaaaaacaccaaaagaaagatgcccagggtccctactcaactgcgtgaatgtgccttaggcatgctgcaaggaggcatgaggactgcagatgtggccagggcaataaattgcaatgtccgtactgtgagacgcctaagtgctacagggagacaggacagacagctgatcgtcctcgcagtggcagaccacgtgtaacaacacttgcacaggatcggtacatccgaacatcacacctgcgggacaggtacaggatggcaacaacaactgcccaagttacaccaggaacacacaaaccctccatcggtgctcagactgtccgcaataggctgacagaggctggactgaaggcttgtaggcctgttgtaaggcaggtcatcacaagacatcaccggcaacaacgtcgcctacgggcacaaacccaccatcgctggaccagacaggactggcaaaaagtgttcttcactgacaagtcgcggttttgtctcaccaggggtgatggtcggattcgcggaTTGATTTGGAAGTGGAGGGTTCATCATGGTCTGGGACAGTGTGTcatagcatcatcggactgagcttattgtcattgcaggcaatctcaacgctgtgcgttacagggaagacatccttctccctcatttggtacccttcctgcaggctcatcctgacatgaccctccagaattacaatgccaccagccatactgcttgttctgtgcgtgatttcctgcaagacaggaatgtcagtgttctgccatggcctgcgaaaagcccagatctcaatcccattgagcacgtctgggacctgttggatcagagggtgagggctagagccattccagtgggtcagaagcttacatacactcaattagtatttggttgcattgcctttaaattgtttaacttgggtcaaacgttttgggtagccttccacaagcttcccacaataagttgggtgaattttggcccattcctcctgacagagctggtgtaactgagtcaggtttgtaggcctccttgcacgcacacactttttcagttctgcccacaaattttctataggattgaagtcagggctttgtgatggccactccgataccttgactttgttgtcccattttgtcacaactttggaaatgTGCTTGGGGTCAtgctccatttggaagacccatttatgaccaagctttaacttcctgactgatgtcttgagatgttgcttcaatatatccacataattgccatccattttgtgaagtgcaccagtccctcctgcaacaaaacacccccacaacatgatactgccgcccccgtgcttcacggttgggatggtgttcttcggcttgcaaacctccccctttttcctccaaacataatgatggtcattatggccaaacagttctatttttgtttcatcagaccagaggacatttcttcaaaaactacgatctttgtccccttgtgcagttgcaaaccgtagtctggcttttttatggcggttttggagcagtggcttcttccttgctgaacggcctttcaggttatgtcgatataggactcgttttactgtggatatagatacttttgtacctgtttcctccagcatcttcacaaggtcctttgctgttgctctgggattgatttgcacttttcacaccatagTACGTTCAcctttaggagacagaacacatctccttcctgagcgtatgacggctgcgtggtcccatggtgtttatacttgcatactattgtttgtacagatgaacgtggtaccttcaggcgtttggaaattgctcccaaggatgaaccagacttgtggaggtctacaatttgttttctgaggtcttgactgatttattttgattttccaatgatgtcaagcaaagaggcactgagtttgtaggtaggccttgaaatacatccacaggtacacctccaattgactcaaatgatgtcaattagcctatcagaagcttctaaagccatgaaatcattttctgtAGTTTTCTAAGGTGTTTAAAGGCACGgtcaattgagtgtatgtaaacttctgacccactggaattgtgatgcagtgaattgtaagtgaaataatctgtctgtaaataattgttgggaaaattacttgtgtcatgcacaaagtagatgtcctaaccgacttgccaaaactatagtttgttaacaagaaacttgtggagtggttgaaaaactagttttaatgactccaacctaagtgtatgtaaacttctgacttcaactgtacctaacgttagttggctactaatacatcaaacttgccaggcagtatattaactatctgctatctaactaactacccaacgtttattgacttgataaTTTATATAattcttagctaagtggtatgGACATTGTTcattctggctatctactccgatttcagagcactctcgcgcagaataactgatgaattcacGAATgttcaacacccattgaatatggccggtgtcagtaaacgtcggcaaaaaaagcATAAATATATTGTTGCCAGTagcagttacagtcaccaacactctggataacatgaaaacagcacaaccagctctgctagggcaagtaaaatggtcagagtgaggttttCTCTcagtctcatttgtgtctggaagtagctagccaacgttagcttgggtgcttgactgccgttgaacgctcggatcaaccctactcctcggccagagcgtccagtgtgcgctctcaACGCTCCGAACttatgaacggacaatctgacaatttGGATTTACAAACGCCCAGAGCACATTCTGGCACTCCAGATAGAATTTACGAACACAACCGAAATCGTAAAATGTTTAGCTAGTCCTTtcttatgctaacaagctagcaagaggttgcatagcaacagcatcaacttcaggtagacaggcgaagctctagtacgctcaactgaaacgaTACGgtttgtttacagtatactaaaatgaactaatagtatgtagtatatactcattaagtatgtagtatacagtatgttagtatgggtattcgaacacagctaaaGTCTGTTGAGTAGAAATCTCTCCATGATTAGGCTACAATTAATAAAAACAGGTGTTAGTTTAGTTCCAAGTATGAATCAGCACTTTTCTAACCAAGTGAAAAATTACACTTTCCTGAATACTTTCAGATGTCATCTGACACCTTACAATTTATAACTATTTAACATCAACTAAAGTACAAATCTATTTAAACACTATTCTGTTTAGTACTTTCTTCAGCATTGGAATTTGCGTTGAAATGTACCAGCGAAATATAGGTCAATAATACCTGCCGTGTTGACAGGAGACAGTAGTTGCGTTTTGCACATTATTAATGATAGAAAATGTGTTGGACCTTGGCCTGAGCACTGGGAAATGCTAGCTTTATGACATGATATTTGGAATAACATTTTACCATAGCAACATATCCTTCTTAGTGATATAGATACTGCAAGTTATGTTTCTCCACTTCAAATGGACTTCAGCACAATGGAGGGATGGATACTCTACTCAGCTCAGCTCTGTTACATAAAACATTACACTTCAGCTCCGTACTTCCAGATTCAAAACAGATTTCAATGTTTCTACTCCGCTGAGATGTTCTGAAGGGATTACATcaaatttttattttttgttgaaaATTATATCAGGAAGgcatcacattacataatttcaacAAGACTTGTCTTCAAGTCATTCTGAGGCATAGCCAATCATTTTTTGAGTCAGGTTGAGACGTTCCATTTTCTATAATCCCAATCCCCTCCTTCCTCCAAATACTGAGAGAAAGACCCTATTAAACCATATCTTAGAATCAGGAGTAATCTGGATGATGATTACACTCaataaccctctctctcctccagcacGGTGCATCCTAATATGGCATCATCATTCAGTTGGGACTCCCCTGGCATCAGCCACTGTGTACTACTGTAAACTCCCTTTACTGAAAGATACTCAAGAGCGTTACGATTAAGGGCGCCTATCTATCAATGACCGCTATCCCCTTTTGTCAGAGAGCACTTTGTGTCCTGACCTGAATAAGCATGTAGCCTTGCCTGGCACCCTGGCTCAGCAAGATGGCTGTAGTCACTTTCCATCCAGCACTCGATGTGGCATAGCGCAGCAATGGCCATTGTGTTTCTACAGCAATTTCTGCTGAGTCTCTCAGCTGCACACAGAGTCTGGCAGGGAACCTTGAGAAGACACAGGATAAACTGCACACTAACACAGGCACTATTCTGTGCACAGAATAGTGGCGGCAGGCAGAATAgtggcggcaggcagcctagtggttagagcgttggacttgtaaccgaaagtttgcaagatcgaatccccaagctaacaaggtaaaaatgtgtcgttctgcccctgaacaaggcagttaacccactgttcctaggccgtcattgaaaataagaatttgttcttagctgacttgcctataAAATAAAAAGTACAGCAGCAACATAGCTGGTGTTCAGTACTTGTTCTCATTCCCTGTATTTCAAAGGACTTGGAATCAAGTAATTTCTCAACATTGTTGCAAGAACATACAATTGTATCCATAGCTAGGCTATCTGCCTATAAGCCAAATAGTGGAGATCTAAGCTTAGACTTTGATAATAAAAATAAGTCTACAAAACATTTTTAACACCTACCTaaaattgagttgcacccctttttaccctcagaacaacctcaattatttggggcatggactctgcaaggtattgaaagcattccacagggatgctggcccatgttgactccaatgcttcccacagttgtgtcaaattggctggctgtccttttggtggtggaccattcttgatacacaagggaaactgttgagcgtgaagaaCCCAGCaaagttgcagttcttgacacattcaaactggtgcacctggcacctactaccattacccATTCAAAGACACTGCAATCTTTTGTtgtgcccattcaccctctgaatggcacacacacacaatcaatgtctcaattgtctcaaggcttaaaaatccttctttaacctgtctctttccctttatctacactgattgaagtgaatataacatgtgacatcaataagtgttcatagctttcaactggattcacttggtaagtatgtcatggaaagagcaggtgttcctaatgttttgtacagtcagtgtaatTAGGCCAACAGGTTGGACAATAACAGTTATTATATCTATGGAATGTACATTTGGCAATAATTTGGTATATAATAATGAGAGTTATTGAATATATTGGGGGAAATTCTATTTGTATTTTATCTTATTTGGATACATTGTTATTTGGCCTAGAGATGTGCATGCATGAAATGTGCGAGTCCTGCTCAAAGACTGTAAAAACTAGATCCAGATCCATCCAGGAATGACTTTACTTTTTAACATCAAAGGACATATAATGTTGTTAGACCTCAACTCACTTACCAGAAGATCGTGGCCTTGGGACACCAACATATGACCAGATTCCACAATGGTGAGTACCAATTCACCCGCGCTTTCACTGGGCTCAAACATCTAGAGAAGTTTCAAGACACATTTTCAACATCTACAGCTGGATGATTCACATCACATCTGAGGCAAGTTCATTCAATAACCATAATGTAAAGTGTAGGCCTATAACTCTTTTATTTACTAATGTAGTAAACTAGCCTACATTTGTAAACAACGTTTGGTTAGCCTAGCTAGCGAGTGGCATTaggtagctaactttagctagcgtCATCTCCTACAACACAGACGTTGGACAAAATTCACGACTAGACAACTTCATGTCACCTTCCATGGATTACCGCCGTCTTCTTTGGTCCCAGGCAAAAAACGTCCAAAGCGTTTCAACGTCCATATAGATTTATGTACAGTTGCCATTTGTAAAAACaattctaataataataataatatatatatctcAGAagagctaaagctagctagctagccacgttTGTTTGCCGTGATGAGCGCGGGAATATCAGAAATTCATGAGTCACGCTTGTTGATTGGGGTTTTGTGCGCGCGCATGCGCTGGGTTCTGGCTGGAGATGCTAGAAGTGCGCCTTTTTGTGCTAGCCTAGCACACTAGTTGCACCTACTCAACTCTAACCTAATTCCCAGGCTCAATTGCTCAACCTTTGATTCGTTTAGTGATGTGTTAGTGGTGCTGGATTAGAATAGTGACCACGTTTACATGCGCACAGTATTCATAGCGCATACACCGCTTAAAGTCTTGGATAAAGTGTTTACATGCACCTTTGATATCCCGCTCACGAGTATCCCTGTACCCATGAATAAACAGAATATTCCTCATTTAAATTTATATAGAATCGTAACTGAAatatggacactgactgtaggccaaTAACCTCTCACAAATATAATATTAACTCATGCAGAAttatgcatttcttgcagtaaaattatacaacaaatgttaattttgtctcaggaacaggagtggagaaatattatTTATTTCTGTCAGCCTCtcttgagaaaatgtgaatgAGCATATCATGTAATGTGTTATGTGTTATACAAGCAGTATTTCACCAGCGGTGGTTGCTgatgtttaagatgagggaggccaATTctgtttttatgagcatggccttatttctattacagcatattggatgactgtaattcatattccattcacccagctcaatgtaacattgatagttttaggctactacatgatccTCAAATTTTCCCAATACCAATCATGAGGTTGCTAAAACCTAGCCtacgaatgaaagtttacaacgtaggtgcacaggtcgagagaaaaatgTGAGTAATAGAggtgacagtgacacattcagtaccgccttgcacactcttgcctgcatctagctgatatagggtgtaatcattagtccactagttgaaaacaagagtttctattggacaaattcaggtatgtttatccctgttttgttctgtttgcttctGTTGAAGAAACGTTTATCAACAGAATCGGGGGAATGAATACACCcttgatcacacgcaaacacagttcactttcatagcagccacatacaaacagcatgaacattttgatcgttgtataattccttctcgcatctacacgCTTTCCTCCTCCCACCTTTTCCGTTCGCTTCTGgatttcagtgcacaacacatcagctgtctgtgaccaggcaaaaaaaactttccaagccaaaccttcctatcataactgctaaccgctacacacagcctacatcgttgtcaccatattagctaacaacATTAGAAATGTCATAGTCaatatagctactagaactaacgtgttagtaaacccgctacaatcatgcagtacagtgtacagtcagcaataAGTTACACGCAGTAGCAATcatttaataaaaccaaaagcttaccttgacttggaagagttcaagtgttggatagccatagccagatAGCTAACATAGTATCCCTCTGTTTGGTGCCGGGTGTtttagtaggctaaactagctagctaaatgaaagtgaaagtttaaaaaaatgataTAACTATTTatagttctttctctctctctctctctctctctcttgcttttccttcatttttaaataaactaatttgttcaaaactgttcaactattgactttctctctctgagtcaactactcaccacattttatacactgcagtcctagctagctgtagcttatgcttttagTACCAGATTTATTCTCTGATGCTTTGATTCGGTGGACAACATtgcagttcatgctgcaagaactCTGATAGGttgtcctccagaagttgtcataattgctgtgtaagtctatggaagggggggagaaccatgagcctccttggTTTTGTAtttaagtcaatgtacccagaggaggacggaaaatgGTGGTGCTACTCTACAGAGagcctactgtagaccttcattgcaaaacggtttgttttaattatttatttggtgacgtgaatatatttagtataggcCTAGTTTTATAAAAAACAATTaagtttttaaatgtttcactttttatatatatatttttttacccctttttctccccaattttgtggtatccaattggtagttacagtcttgtcccatcactgcaactcccgtatggactcaggagaggcgaaggtcgagagccgtgcgttctctgaaacacaacccagccaagccgcactgcttcttgacacactgcttgcttaacccggaagccagtcgcaccaatgtgtcggaggaaacaccgtacacctggtcgatcgtgtcagcgtgcattgcgcctggcccgccacaggaggcgctagtgcgcgatgggacaagaacatccctgttggccaaaccctcccctaacatagacaacgctgggccaattgtgcactgccccatgggtctcccggtcgcagcccgctgcgacagagcctggactcaaaccaggatctctagtggcatagACCTTAGACCACTCAGGAGGCactatatttatttttatgaaattcactaaggaggatggtcctccccttcctcctctgaggagccttcactgattttcaaccacataaaatatgcacccAAGACGAACTGAAGTCTTATCAGAAACTTGTTTCATCATTTTCTTAGCTTTTCATTTCCTtaaaaccggtcaaactgatgacaTTTGGATATTTTCCACAGGACCAATCTTTCCACTGTTTTGGAGTTATTGCGTTTTCTTCCTGGTCCCTAAACAAAACAGACAACTTTACCATTGTTACCTAGATTACTAatgcattcattcta
The sequence above is a segment of the Salvelinus alpinus chromosome 33, SLU_Salpinus.1, whole genome shotgun sequence genome. Coding sequences within it:
- the LOC139563351 gene encoding meiotic recombination protein REC114-like, giving the protein MATVHKSIWTLKRFGRFLPGTKEDGGNPWKMFEPSESAGELVLTIVESGHMLVSQGHDLLDGFSLLDAPSYLKVQQKSDTLLFRLTVKGESRLIRMQFSGSRAEALEECSSAVLRLKEYLPVTTQGGPPPPLSCPPTPNQPPTKTTAQNQQAGAGEAMATEPEVVQGSLSIKRLTQHFLGEHGLSLPLVYRHSALSRGELEPFVRLCLLDPSFPAFVEEAEGELRRVLQD